Part of the Zingiber officinale cultivar Zhangliang chromosome 6A, Zo_v1.1, whole genome shotgun sequence genome, gTGCACGGATGCATTGGAAAATGACATCTGGAGAAAAGAGATTTAGGAAATTGACGGAAGGAGTAGGAagagaataatatttttttttttactctttttgatggttttaaaattatgatgcttgttttaataaataaaaaaaacgttatggtttcttttggtaaaaagtcATTTATACAATTGTTTTGTTTAATTTCAACCAACTCAAATTCTATATAGTCAATTGAATTTATCTATTAGTTATTATTTCCAATCGAATCAAATTCATTTAAGTTGATTCAACACTTATCattcaacttaaattaataaGATCATCTAGAAATTGGAACCCCAAGAAAATGTTCAAATGAACATGAAAAGTGTGAAGAAATTCCTGACAGTAGGTTGATAGTTTAGTAGATTGGGACATGGTACAAGTATCAGTATgttttttctataaaaaaaaaagtgtattcattcaaaaattaatttgtaaataaattttaaacaatattttGTTAAGTTTGATCAGTAGTTGATATGGGTTTCGCCCTTAGTTAATGTAGCATTAATGCAATACAAAAGAATCACATATTGCCCAAGTTTACCCATCTCCATAAATTTGCTTTAAATTTGTCAATGTTTTCTCGAATGGTCATTCTAATTTATTTAATCTCAAAATCTTCGAGATTAGAGAAAAATGGTAACGCCGTTTctatctctcttttctttcctgaTCAAACCGAGCGTCTACGAATCATTACCATCAGATGAGCATCCGACGGTCTCTTTGTTTTCTCCACGAAATTCTTGTACAACGACCGGTGTATACGATCTCTGAACACCCATGGCTGATGATGGGGAAGCCAGATCACTGCCTTCCAGCTTAACACATTTCATCATCTCAAAGCACGCTCTCATTTTctccttcaaaaaaaaaaagaaaaaaatatcgaTAAATCAGTTTGTGAAATCGATTTGAGATACTTGTCTCCAACACATATTATGACGTTGTGTTGTGAAATAATAACTATCAAGGGTTCTTTTtgattaaatgcttttccaaaaATGTTCAAAACGAAACTTACTCGATTTAGAAATTTGCAAGAACGCAGGGCGGACTCGAAGACGGCGAATGTTGCTGGCGAAACCTCAACGGTGGCCGAGAGCAGCGCTGCAGCGGCCATCACCGACGCCTTGAACCCAACCGGCTCCATCTCTGTTACAAAAGAAAAGCAAAACCACCATAGATGGCACACATTGTAGAACAAGATTGATGTTCCCAAACCTCGGTGGCGATCGATCGATCCATACCGTATTGCGCTCTGATGAGCTTCCTGGAGGCACGATCCCTTATATCTCGGAGGAACTCAATAGGATACGACTGAATGAAGCGGATAAAGTAACCGAGGAACGCGAAGGCAGTGATGGATCGCAATCGCCAATCAAGAGCCTCCACTAACACGaactccatccgatcgacgttcGCCGGATCGAAATCGATCGGCCGCATTTCCTGATTCATCCGCAGTGGATCAGATTTAACGGAGGCAAGTTAAACCCTAAAGAAGCCTACCTGGAATTTGGCGACGGAGAAGCGGAAGTCGAGCATCTTGGCGGCGATGGAGAGGCAGGTCGCGGAGAGGAAGGCCGGCGACCATGGAAGAAACGACTGAAacagagaaggaaaaaaaagggtCGAAAGATCGGATTTGGAAACAAAATTGATCCCCACTTAGGGAAATCGAAAAGGGGATCGATTTACCAAGATTTCGTGCTTCGAAATGAACCGATCGAGGTAGTTGACGGCGAGGTACGCCACGTAGTGATCGACGCCGCCCGGAGTCTCCGTCAACTGCGACCGAAGAAATATAAAACCTCAAATCTCTCGAGGGagatggagaagagaaaggaggtctCGATTCGGGAGATTATATATATGACCTGGCGTATCAGGGAGACGGTGTCACGGCGGAGGGTGAGGGCATGGGGGACGGAGACGGCTGCGACATGGAGATCCTCGGCGGAGAAGAGGGAGGCGATGATGATTTGCTCGCTGCATTCGCCGGAAAATTGGAAGGGGTTGTCGAGGTGGAACTCCATCAGCGACGACAGAGAAAGTTATCAAGAAGGCGCGACGCTGGGATCTTTATATAGAAAGTACTAAACTAGAGTTTATATAATACCAGAACAAGTTGAACCCACCGCTGCCTATTTTCTGCACTTTTCTCATCAAGCATTTGCAAATCAGATATAAAACGCACTTTTCCTATGATTCAAGCAACTTATAGGAATCAAACCGAAAGTGTAGTTACTAGTTGAGGTCA contains:
- the LOC121994576 gene encoding cyclin-D6-1-like, which gives rise to MAAAALLSATVEVSPATFAVFESALRSCKFLNREKMRACFEMMKCVKLEGSDLASPSSAMGVQRSYTPVVVQEFRGENKETVGCSSDGNDS
- the LOC121995145 gene encoding cyclin-D6-1-like, whose protein sequence is MEFHLDNPFQFSGECSEQIIIASLFSAEDLHVAAVSVPHALTLRRDTVSLIRQLTETPGGVDHYVAYLAVNYLDRFISKHEILSFLPWSPAFLSATCLSIAAKMLDFRFSVAKFQEMRPIDFDPANVDRMEFVLVEALDWRLRSITAFAFLGYFIRFIQSYPIEFLRDIRDRASRKLIRAQYGMDRSIATEVWEHQSCSTMCAIYGGFAFLL